The genomic stretch TTGCTGACTCACGCCTGCACCTTAAGACGTATCAAGGCAATGCTAAGCTGAGTGATAACCAGCAAATATCAGCCTTTGGGGTATGGGAACACACTTTCAGTAAATCAAAATTCATCAAGCTGTGACCTTGAAGCCAAAAGTGTTGAATTATATATGAATTTATAGTTTCAGCCATTTCATACAAAAACCACTGATTAAAACAGATCATATACTACATCAGATAAAGACATTACGTGCTTAATTTTCATCTTTGGCATATATCAGATGGGCAAAGCAAATGGAACGTGTGATCGATGTCATCACCAAGAGGCCGGAACCATTTTGATGATCAGACCTCATTTGCATTCCACTGGTGAGCTGCCCACACGTTTCCAGTACTGATAGGTAGCTTGTCATTTTGGGAGGATATAAAACATGACAAGGCAGCCATAGTATGTGGGCCTGTAACAATGGATTAAAGAGGAGGAATGGACCAATATGGGGGAAGAGTGGGCATTTGAGCAAGGATCAGGGATAGGAATTATAGGAAAGCCAAAGCCACAAAGCTGCCAAATAACTTAAATTTAATGTTGGCTTCAAGGTTGCCAGGAGCACTGGCCACCTAAATTAAGGCCTGCTTGAAAACCACAGTGGGAGGGCCTCAGGTGAGATATCAATGATAAGTCAATTTTTGTAATTCTAGTGTTGCTATTGCAGCACTTACGGTGAAAAATCAGGGCCTACACTTCTTACAGTCTCAGCTAAATCCAATCTTTCAGTTGTTTTACATACTCAGTTTCCCAATACTCACCAAATTTCTCCACagcttcaacacacacacttggATACATCCCCTTAGTGTAAGTGGCACAGATAATATATGATCCTGTCTTTACCATCACCAGGCCCTTATCATTCTGTTCAAAGAAACCAGCATCCAGTTATTAAACAGCTTAATTCATAATTCAATAACAGTTTTAAAGCAGCACTACAAAAAAGGTTTGCTGACTCACAGACATGCCCTGAATAAAAGACTCAAAAGTACAGCACTAAATAtaactcaatttctctactctttTCATTTTAAACTTAATAGACATTAGCAGTTCATTCACACCTTTTTGCAGTTATTTTCCTCAAATATTTCTCATTCAGATCAATATCAATCTTAGAACACAACCCGTTCATAGAAAGGCGCATAAAAGGACAGTAAGTACTTTAAAATCCATAAAtagatgaacacaaacaaactgAGTATGTGCCTactattttaatataaataatatcTTAGCTTACATATTTACCGTACACTGAATTCTTATCTGCTCGGACACATTTGTAGTTTATATTCTTAAAGTAAAGGCCATCTTCTCGGATGTTGCCTGGCTGCTTGAAAGCATTCAGGAGGGCTTGAGTTTCCTGTGGTTCCAACTAACGAAAACAAAGAGTTTCAAGTTATTAGAAACAATTTTTCATATAACTGAAATCTGTTGTTAACAAACATGCCTTAATTTGATACACGTTTGGTTAAGTACAGTATAACACAATGTGTGACTGCTGAATATTTCAGTCATACATTGTAAAAGTGACCTGGAATCTGTTATTAATCAATATGCCCACAGCAGCTCAGATTTTCCTGCATAGGTGCAGTTTACACCCATATGATTAGAAACCGTTTTTTCATTGACATAAACAGAGGTTTGCTCTTTCCACCCAATTTTCCAAGGTGAGTTCATTAGAATAAGTTCAGATGCAGATTTGGACAACTGCATGGCGCACATAAATGGTGGAAGCAACAAACTGCGTATCAGTGAAGATGGTTCTCCATGGTCATTGCCAGCTAGGTGTGCTAAAGTCAGCAGATGTGATTGTGCATCTTGGTGGATGTGGCCAGTGTACACTGTTGTTGATCACCCTCAACATGCCTTTTTTGTGCAGTGCCGCTGACATTGTCAATAGATTTCTCTCCACAGGCATTGTACCttcaaaaccaccatcaacactaccctccttaaaaacccaccctcaacccacccatCCCCTCCAACTACTGCCCCACCTCTGACTTCCCTGTTTCTCTACAATCCTTGCAAGTGTCATTGTCTTCCAACTCTATGCCCATCTTACCCAAAATGCCCTGTTCAAATTCTTCCGGTCCAGCTCCCACCCTTCTATCAGCACTATGAAGACCCTAGGCAAAGACATGAACCGAATTGTTATTGCTCCTTGAACAGTGTTTGAAACTACTGACGATGCCTTGTAACCTTATCGTATTGTTTGACCTTGAACAGGGCTTTATATCCCAcattctatccatcaccaagaccgcttattTGTAACTCTGCAACACTGCCTACCTCCACCTGTACCTCAGCTCTCCCACCAGTAAAATCCTTATACATGAGCTCGTCACCTCCAGATTTCATTATTCAATTCTCTCCTTGCTGGTCTCCTAACTTCCACctgccataaactccaacttgtccaaagctCTACTGCAAGTATCTTGTATATTTAGGGTGACACATTGGGAATCATATTAGTAGCAGTAGTTTTGCTGGGGACCAAAAAGAAACTAAAGCAATTGGCATATAAGCTTATGAGAACCTAAGTGCCaacagaaaataaaaacaaaaaaaaaacttggactATGCTtgcagaactagaggacacatttAAAATTACAAAACCTCAAACAAAACTAGAAGTTAGAAGATATTTTTCCCCACAGAGTAATGGATGTGTGAAACAAGACTTGGAGCAAATGTTTTCTTCTTCACATAATACAATGACATTCTATGCAGTATTATAGTGTAAATAAAACTACACTCAGAAGTAGCAGTAGTAGGGTCAGTTTATTTCATAATAACCCGCATCCCACATTAATGTCCTACCACAAACAAAAAATACAACCCTACACTTTTAATCCCAATCTAACCCATATACACACAAACTGTAACTATTAAGTGACTTCAGCTCTAAATGCTGTGCAGTGCTCTTAGTCTGCTCCCTTGTGATAACAGTGAAATGGTAACAAAGCACAACTCAACTGCACTAATTTTGTCGCATCATCATTATTTCTATACTAAGATTTGATCATGTTTATATTGCAATCTGTCTCATGTTCATTAaagggtacagcaagcaattaggaagacaaatggtatgttggcctttattgcaaaggggttggagtacaagaataagcaagtcttgttgcaattgtacagggctctggtgagaccactcctgaagtactatgtgcagttttggtctccttacctaaggaaggatatccttgcctgaGAGGAGGtggaacaaaggttcactagattgattcctgggatgagagggttgtcctatgtggatagattgagtagaatgggctactCAATctagtggagtttagaagaatgaaaggtgatctcattgaaacataaaagattctgagagggcttgacaggtaaacgcagagaggatgtttcccctggctggagagtctagaactaggggacatagtctcaggataaggggtcggacatttaggactgagatgaggaggaacttcttcactcagagggtcgtgaatatttggaattctctaccccagagggctgtggctgctctgTCGTTGTGTATATACaagcctgagattgatagatttttgaactctaagggaatcaagggatttggggatatggtgggaatgtggagttgaggtcaaagatcagccatgatcttattgaatggcagagcaggctcgaggggccacatggcctactcctacttcttatgCTCTTAAAGTGTGAGGAGTCTCTCCATaataccataagagataggagcaggagtaggctattcggcccctcgagcctgttccaccatttaatgagatcatggctgatctgatttttacctcaactccactttcctgccctttccccatatcctttgactcccttgctgatcaaaaaattgtctaactcagccttgaatgtattcaatgactcagcctccacagctttttggggtaaagaattccaaagattcacaaccctctaagagaagaaattcctcctcatttccgtcttaaacgggtgaccctctattctgagactatgccccctagttttagattcccccatgaggggtaacatcctctcagcatctaacgtATCAAGTCCTctgagaatcttgtatgttttaataagatctcctctcattcttctaaactccaatgagtatagacccaacctgttcaatcttttctcataagacaacccttccataaccagaatcaatttagtgaaccttctctgaactgcctccaatttaagtatgtccttccttaaataagggcaccagaactgtatgcagtactccaggtgtggtctcaccagcaccctgtacagttgtagcatgatttccctgcttttatactccatccctttagaaataaaggccaatattccatttgccttccggattacctgctgcacccatatgttgactttttgtgtttcatgtacaatgacacccagatccctctgtactgcagcattttgtagtatttctccaatcaaataatattttgcttttttatttttcctcccaaagtggatgacgtcacattttcccacattatattccatctgccaaatttttgcccatttgcttaacctgtcaatatccctttgcagacactttgggcccgattttagcacccggtcccgggtgcgttctcggcgggggggcctctaaaatcccggtttcgaggagcgggaccggatcgtgcCTCaatcctgcccacttccgggttgcgcgctgacgtgcggggatgcgtgcgttggccccgctggtgggaatcccgcaggcaattaaagccagcggggttccacttgagtgtatttatcttggtatttcaggtcattaaatgacctgattgagctgtttatttaacaggtgtgggattttacagtgaaatgagactgtttcccatactgggggaaacactcacactctcaacagacgtgttgcagccagcagcctgtggcagctgccaaggtgcattccacaggtggggggggggggggggggggggagagccttcaccaacgcaagaggacactccgtaacattgggcaacgcctgccctccaccaccctcctccaagcaagaagattcaccggcgtggaagtccaacccctgtgcgaggacacacttttctagcgtgcacaaccccgcaaacctaaacctgccagatgggtgctgcgttgacatccttggaggacgaacagcatgaccagcctcagcagcctcgcagtccacgccgtccgcctcagagacgtgcatccccacaacacggtgctgcggcacatccacctgcacagcaggatggagggcatccgcagagagagatgcgtcgcaggaggcactaccctccgcacagggtctacagaccgaggctcagcttcatggacctctctgagcagcagtgcatacggaggctcagagtcactcgccaggtagtcgccgacatctgcagcctcctcaatgacgagctgctcccggatggaccaagcagcatcttcttacccgtcgccgtcaaagtcaccactgccctcaacttcttcgccaccggatccttccagggtgccacgggggacatcaccggggtctgtcagtcgtctgcacacgtgcataaggcaggtcaccgatgggttgttccgcagggcctcgacctacatcaacttcgccatggatgagcgcagccagacggagagggcggttggattccatgctgtggctggcttcccacgggtgcagggtgtaatcgattgcacccacatagcaatacgggcacctccacatgagccagggctgtttatcaacaggaaagggtatcactccatgaacgcccagctcatttgtgaccaccgccagagattcctacacgtgtgcgccagataccctggcagctgccacaatgccttcgtcctcagggagtccaccgtcccgcccctcttccacgcacccaacgccggcaacggctggctcctcggcgacaagggatatcccctgcacacgtggcttatgacacctctgaggaaccccattaccaagccacagcgtcggtataatgacagccacattgctaccaggtctacaattgagcaggctatagggctgctcaagatgcgcttcaggtgccttgatcgttccgggggagcactccaatacacgccattcagagtgggacgaattatagttgtctgctgtgccctgcataacatggcactacagagaggggtgccgctggaggaggccccatgcacacccgccacccacattgaggacgacaatgaggaggaggtggaggaggaagaggaggaggaggaagaggaggaggaacgacccatgcgtcgaacaccggctcacctgcatgCTCgtcacagaagagtggtgcctgtacacctgcacccactggattatgcccaatgggtgggacggggtggtcgtcgtcatgatgaggcgcacggaagggacatattgcacaagccgcagaattatggacaagaggtggcagcattggtgagaaaaagtgagtttattttgtggtgacattcaaagagtggaaaattaaaaaacaaaaaaagacaaacaccctggtgcaatccctgtgtgctcacggaactttaggcgtttgttttcgggaccccctacgtggtgctacccctgtggctccagcaaaggtggtggcaggttgctcctgttcgtgccctgaccgggtagatgctttgggccgacgccccctgggtttcggtgcccgtgagggcacctccacagactgctcctcctgcacctgtgcaggggcagactcggccacctggagaggatggactattgcgggcactggttgagaggggggcaacgggtgagacttgggggcgccttgagtagcgtccacacttccatttccccgttcaccatcttccctctcatggccaaggcccacatcaccccttccaccctg from Heptranchias perlo isolate sHepPer1 chromosome 5, sHepPer1.hap1, whole genome shotgun sequence encodes the following:
- the pfn4 gene encoding profilin-4 isoform X1 — translated: MSSLRAVSALIESSLADKLKMSEYQNLLTESLLATNHVQDCAILKLKSASVLTASKGFRLEPQETQALLNAFKQPGNIREDGLYFKNINYKCVRADKNSVYGKYNDKGLVMVKTGSYIICATYTKGMYPSVCVEAVEKFGDYFKAKGK
- the pfn4 gene encoding profilin-4 isoform X2, with product MSEYQNLLTESLLATNHVQDCAILKLKSASVLTASKGFRLEPQETQALLNAFKQPGNIREDGLYFKNINYKCVRADKNSVYGKYNDKGLVMVKTGSYIICATYTKGMYPSVCVEAVEKFGDYFKAKGK